The Vicinamibacterales bacterium sequence GTGGCGGTGCCGCCGCCGAACCACGACATCGCGGCGCGATAGTGCACGACGGCCTGATCGCGGCGGCCGAGCTGTTCTTCGAGGCGTGCGGTGTCGAAGAACGCGGCGGCGGCGAGCGGAGCCGGCAGGGCGCTCGCGCGCTGCAGCGCTACGCCGTACTCGACGAGCGCGCCCTCGTCGTCGCGGCGTGCCTGCAGCGCGCGCGCGTGCCGGTAGCGCGCGACCGCGTCGTTGGGGTCGAGCGTCACGGCGTGCGCCAGGATGGGCTCGCCGCCGGTGGCGTCGCCGCGCTGCACCCGTCGCCATCCTTCGAGCGAGAGCCGGTAGGCTTCGGCGCGCACGGCGTCGGGCGCGTGACGCAGGCGATCGGTGGCGCGCGCACCGATGCCGCCCGGATCGGGGGAGGGAGCCGCCGACGCGGCCAGGCGGTACGCCGCGACCGCGGCATCGCGGTGGCCGAGACGGTCTTCCGCTTCGCCGAGCGCAAGGTAGCCGGCCGCCCGCGCGCCGAGCGGCCGCGCGGGCTGGCTGTCGATCAAGCTACGCAGTTCGTCGAGCGCGATATCGGTTTCGTCGAGCGCGTCGAGGAGGCGCGACACCGCCAGCCGGGCCTGCGCCGCGGCGGCCTCCGCTTCGTTGACCCGTCCCTGGCCCGCTGCCTCGAGCAGGGCGCGCCACGTCGCCAGGCTCGCGACGAGGTCGTGGTCGTAGCGTTCGCGCAGGTCGGCGAGCTGCGCCGTAAAGATCGGATTGCCGGGATAGCGGGTTCGCAGTCCCTCGAGGAGCGCGGCGGTCAGGTCGGACCGGTTCTCGTACCACAGATAGACGACGGCGAGCTGGTAGTCGGCTTCTCCCTGCAGCAGGCGGCCGTTGGCGTGCGTGCGCTGCATGCGCTGCAGGCCTTCCGCCCTGTCGCCGCCGGGCAGGAGGAGGAGGAAGCGCAGGAACCGGGCGGCCGCGGGCGCCACGTCGGCGTAGTACTCGTACAGGCCGATGCCGAAGTAGGCGTCCTCGAGAGAGGGATCGAGCGCGACGGCACGTTCGAGGGCGCTCTTGATCCTCTTGCCGTCGCGCGCGGCGGCGAGCCTCTCGTTGCGCAGCACCCGCCACTGCACGCGCGCCGCGTAGGCGCCTCCGACGTAGAAGTGCGCCTCGGGGTTCGCCGGCTCGCGCGCCGCCCACGCCTCCGTCGAGGCGATCGCCCGCTCCACCTCGCTCGAGAACGTCTCGTCGAGGGCGGTGCTCTGCGGATCAATCTGGATGCGCCACCACGTGCGCGTGGCGGCGAGGACGTCGCAGGCCGGTCGCGGCGCGGGTGGACAGGCTCGCTGCAGCGTGTCGTCGACCGCGTCGAAGTCGGCGTCGAGGATCGCGTCGTAGACCTTGACCAGTCCGTCGGCACCCGTCAATCCGGGCGACGGCGGCCGCCGACGAACCGACGCGGTTCCCGACATCGACGCCGCGCACGCCAAGGCCACCAGCAGCACCCCTGCCCTGAGTGCCGCGACCCGCCGCGCCCCGCCGCTGGTCCTTCGCACCTCGCGCCCCGCGCTAGGTGAGGCTCGTCCGGAGTTGCTGTTTCTCGGCGTGGCGCTGGAGCGCGAGCGCGATGAGGCGGTCGAGCAGGGCCGGGTAGTCGACCCCGGATGCGGTCCACAGTTTGGCGAACATGCTGATGGTGGTGAAGCCGGGGATCGTGTTCACCTCGTTGACGAACAGTGCGCCGCCGCGCTCGAGGAGGAAGTCGACGCGCGCCATGCCGGCGCCGTCGATGGCCTTGAACGCTTCGATCGACAGCGTGCGCACCTGGTCGGCGATCCGCGCCGGCAGCTCGGCCGGCACCACCGCCTGCGAGCCCGCGTCGAGGTACTTCGACTCGTAGTCGTAGAACTCGCGCGACGGGATGATCTCGCCGGGTAGCGATGCCTCGGGCGTGTCGTTGCCGAGCACGGCGCATTCGATCTCGCGCGCGTTCGGGACGGCCGCCTCGATGACGATCTTGCGGTCGAAGCTGCCGGCGAGCGCCATCGCCTCGCGCAGCCCGCCCTGGTCCTTGGCTTTCGAGATGCCGACGCTCGATCCGAGGTTGGCTGGTTTCACGAACATCGGGAACGCCAGCGCCTTCGCCAGCTCGGCGCCGATCGTGTCCGCGTCGCGCTCCCACTCGTGCCGGAGCACGACCCGATACGGACAGACCGGCAGGCCGCGCGCCGCGAACAGCACCTTCATCACTGCTTTGTCCATGCCGACCGCCGAGGCGAGCACGCCGCCGCCGACGTAGGGGACGTTGGCGAGCTCGAGCAGACCCTGGATGGTGCCGTCTTCGCCGTACGGCCCGTGCAGCATCGGGAAGATCACGTCGAGCGCCAGCCCGGTCACGGTGGCGGTCGGCACGTCGCGGTCGCGGCTGTCCGAGCGGTCGATCGAGAGGATGGTGTCCTGGCTCGGCCGCGCGACCAAGTGCACCTCGCGACCCTCGCGCACCGGCCGCGCCGCCTCGAGCCGCGCCTGCTCGATCACGTCGCCCGCCACCATGACCGACGGCGGCTTGTCGGCGAGCGCCCAGCGGCCGTCCTTTTCGATCCGGATCGGCACCGGTTCGTAGCGCGCCCGATCGAGGTTGGCGAAGACCGACGCCGCCGACGCCAGCGACACCTCGTGCTCGCCGGAACGTCCACCGTAGAGCACGCCGACACGCAACCGCTTCACTCTGCCAGAATATCCGATGTCCGATATGCGATGTCCGAACTGCGGCAAGCGGGAAGCCGAGAGCCGGTAGCGATGCACTTCACCGTCACCCACACCGAAGGGCAGGCGCGCCGTGGCGTGCTCCAGACGCCGCACGGCGTCGTCGAGACGCCGGTGTTCATGCCGGTGGGCACACGCGGCGCGGTCAAGGCGATCACCCACCGCGATCTCGAGGACGCGGGCGCGCAGATCATCCTCGGCAACACCTATCATCTGCACCTGCGGCCGGGCGACGATCTCATCGCGCGCGCCGGCGGCCTCCACCGGTTCAT is a genomic window containing:
- a CDS encoding D-alanine--D-alanine ligase family protein codes for the protein MKRLRVGVLYGGRSGEHEVSLASAASVFANLDRARYEPVPIRIEKDGRWALADKPPSVMVAGDVIEQARLEAARPVREGREVHLVARPSQDTILSIDRSDSRDRDVPTATVTGLALDVIFPMLHGPYGEDGTIQGLLELANVPYVGGGVLASAVGMDKAVMKVLFAARGLPVCPYRVVLRHEWERDADTIGAELAKALAFPMFVKPANLGSSVGISKAKDQGGLREAMALAGSFDRKIVIEAAVPNAREIECAVLGNDTPEASLPGEIIPSREFYDYESKYLDAGSQAVVPAELPARIADQVRTLSIEAFKAIDGAGMARVDFLLERGGALFVNEVNTIPGFTTISMFAKLWTASGVDYPALLDRLIALALQRHAEKQQLRTSLT